One Streptomyces coeruleorubidus DNA segment encodes these proteins:
- a CDS encoding flavin monoamine oxidase family protein, with product MTDLPRDDSATRARWQTCLRLARELLLVGPDGTDLKLHYLHTLIDTGRLGPTHHPRKKILVIGAGITGLVAGRLLKDAGHDVTVLEANASRVGGRIKTFRATKHDQPFDDPAQYAEAGAMRLPDFHPLVLALVDKLGLGRRQFYNVDVAPGTGSGPDVPVPPVTYTSFTGRTWSYGDDSPDFREPDKRGNSWIRANRTQVRRADYAAGPERINEGFHLTGDEVRAPVVKMVDDALESVRDYYSDVVDGKRVNKPLEEWVEGWARVIRDFDGYSMGGFLRDHAGLSDEAIEAVGTLENMSSRLHLSFFHSFLSRSDINPGVRYWEIPGGSWRLPHALHQGLRDEVRLGHRMIRLEFHDPSRDTDPEGTGAVGPDGWGVAVQTVAENDPQAPPRLWTADLAIVTIPFSALRFVEIVPSMSYKKRRAIIETHYDQATKVLLEFSHRWWEFTEDDWREELDRIAPGLYEYYQLGGEQGTGEALSLAEAGAAPTGSGLLGAAVKDSSVTEEMRQLNSTMPLRGPALRPATHCFGGGSATDNPNRFMYYPSHRVEGSTGGVVLASYCWSDDAARWDSMRDAERYVYALRNLQALHGPRIEVFFTGRGATKSWARDPYAFGEAAIYTAHQMTSFHLDVSRPEGPVHFAGEHTSLKHAWIEGALESAVRAALAVHQAPPVTTPGADREGDRS from the coding sequence ATGACCGACTTACCTCGGGACGACTCCGCCACCCGTGCCCGCTGGCAGACCTGCCTCAGGCTCGCCCGCGAACTCCTCCTCGTCGGGCCGGACGGCACCGACCTCAAACTCCACTATCTGCACACGCTGATAGACACGGGCCGCCTCGGCCCCACCCACCACCCGCGCAAGAAGATCCTCGTCATCGGCGCCGGCATCACCGGCCTCGTCGCCGGCCGGCTGCTCAAGGACGCCGGACACGACGTCACCGTCCTGGAGGCCAACGCCAGCCGGGTCGGCGGGCGCATCAAGACCTTCCGGGCCACCAAACACGACCAGCCGTTCGACGACCCGGCCCAGTACGCCGAGGCCGGTGCCATGCGGCTGCCCGACTTCCACCCGCTGGTCCTCGCCCTGGTCGACAAACTCGGGCTCGGCCGCCGCCAGTTCTACAACGTGGACGTGGCCCCCGGCACCGGCAGCGGCCCCGACGTCCCCGTGCCCCCGGTGACGTACACCTCGTTCACCGGCCGGACCTGGAGCTACGGCGACGACAGCCCCGACTTCCGCGAACCCGACAAGCGGGGCAACTCCTGGATCCGCGCCAACCGCACCCAGGTGCGGCGGGCCGACTACGCCGCCGGCCCCGAGCGGATCAACGAGGGCTTCCACCTCACCGGCGACGAGGTCCGCGCCCCCGTCGTGAAGATGGTCGACGACGCGCTGGAGAGCGTGCGCGACTACTACTCCGACGTCGTCGACGGCAAGCGCGTCAACAAGCCCCTCGAGGAGTGGGTCGAGGGCTGGGCGCGGGTGATCCGCGACTTCGACGGCTACTCGATGGGCGGCTTCCTGCGCGACCACGCCGGACTCAGCGACGAGGCGATCGAGGCCGTCGGCACGCTGGAGAACATGTCCTCGCGGCTGCATCTCTCGTTCTTCCACAGCTTCCTGAGCCGCAGCGACATCAACCCGGGCGTCCGCTACTGGGAGATACCCGGCGGCAGCTGGCGCCTGCCGCACGCCCTCCACCAGGGCCTGCGCGACGAGGTGCGGCTCGGCCACCGCATGATCCGCCTGGAGTTCCACGACCCCAGCCGCGACACCGACCCCGAGGGCACCGGCGCGGTCGGACCCGACGGGTGGGGCGTGGCCGTGCAGACCGTCGCCGAGAACGATCCACAGGCCCCGCCGCGCCTGTGGACGGCCGATCTGGCGATCGTCACCATCCCGTTCTCCGCCCTGCGCTTCGTGGAGATCGTCCCGTCGATGTCGTACAAGAAGCGCCGCGCGATCATCGAGACCCACTACGACCAGGCCACCAAGGTGCTGCTGGAGTTCAGCCACCGGTGGTGGGAGTTCACCGAGGACGACTGGCGCGAGGAGCTCGACCGCATCGCACCCGGCCTGTACGAGTACTACCAGCTGGGCGGCGAGCAGGGCACCGGCGAGGCCCTCTCGCTCGCCGAGGCGGGGGCTGCCCCGACGGGCAGCGGCCTGCTCGGTGCCGCGGTCAAGGACAGCAGCGTCACCGAGGAGATGCGGCAGCTCAACAGCACCATGCCGCTGCGCGGTCCCGCGCTCCGCCCCGCCACCCACTGCTTCGGAGGCGGCTCGGCCACCGACAACCCCAACAGGTTCATGTACTACCCCTCGCACCGGGTCGAGGGCAGCACCGGCGGCGTCGTGCTCGCCTCGTACTGCTGGTCCGACGACGCCGCCCGCTGGGACTCCATGCGCGACGCGGAACGCTACGTCTACGCCCTGCGCAACCTCCAGGCCCTGCACGGCCCCCGCATCGAGGTGTTCTTCACCGGACGCGGCGCCACCAAGAGCTGGGCCCGCGACCCGTACGCCTTCGGCGAGGCCGCCATCTACACCGCGCACCAGATGACCAGCTTCCACCTGGACGTCTCCCGGCCCGAAGGCCCCGTGCACTTCGCCGGGGAGCACACCTCCCTCAAGCACGCCTGGATCGAGGGCGCCCTGGAGAGCGCCGTGCGTGCGGCCCTCGCCGTCCACCAGGCCCCGCCGGTCACCACCCCGGGCGCGGACCGGGAGGGGGACCGCTCATGA
- a CDS encoding thiamine pyrophosphate-binding protein gives MTAIIPECTVARYLALRLAELGITHLFGVPGNHLGPFLTTLRAEGDIEWVGTPTEGGAGQAADAYARIHGIGAAAVTYSVGAFNLLNACGGAYVEQVPLVAVNASPPYEQWQNYRAVGLLTSHMSPRPESNLDVYRQVTVDAQVISNPGLAPGQIDAALTACLSERRPVYLEVMEDLWDEPCPEPEAPIVPRERPFSARNQPMLDKAVQAALTLVEEHPGPDGRPRPIVWAGEEIDRFRLGGQLIDLVEATGVPFCTTVGAKAVVDEDLPQFHGVYNGGASHPDVHAVFKDWATCRIGLGAWSTSKNLGGEQCVGDDWVMAAHGGVGVGTSYFPDVQLTQLLPALQDALVKAYGSGGLAADYYAEAYAHHGSREDRPAGLEHHRASLHSSRSPHRRAERLTYDAVFDRLNHFLNHETREDWTVVSDAAFSLIGSMNLSLPAGGFLSQVSWLSIGWSVCAATGAALAPERGDARPMVFVGDGAFQETCQELSTHTRHGLRSVVFVMDNGHFYGVEQMLVHPAYYADQDAADPDFYNVLHPWHYDRLAAVFAGKHTPANGVSVAHTAELDDLLDRLTDPADPLNAGPLLVRVRLHRHDYPRAMAYQVKKSSNIR, from the coding sequence ATGACCGCGATCATCCCCGAATGCACAGTCGCCCGCTATCTCGCCCTGCGCCTGGCCGAGTTGGGCATCACCCACCTCTTCGGTGTCCCCGGCAACCACCTCGGCCCGTTCCTGACCACCCTGCGGGCCGAGGGCGACATCGAGTGGGTCGGCACCCCCACCGAGGGCGGCGCGGGCCAGGCCGCCGACGCCTACGCCCGCATCCACGGCATCGGCGCGGCCGCCGTCACCTACAGCGTCGGCGCCTTCAACCTGCTCAACGCGTGCGGCGGCGCCTACGTCGAACAGGTCCCGCTCGTCGCCGTCAACGCCTCCCCGCCCTACGAGCAGTGGCAGAACTACCGGGCGGTCGGCCTGCTCACCTCGCACATGAGCCCCCGCCCGGAGAGCAACCTGGACGTCTACCGGCAGGTCACCGTGGACGCGCAGGTCATCTCCAACCCGGGTCTCGCCCCCGGCCAGATCGACGCCGCGCTCACCGCGTGCCTGTCCGAGCGCCGGCCGGTCTACCTGGAGGTCATGGAGGACCTCTGGGACGAGCCCTGCCCCGAGCCGGAGGCACCGATCGTCCCCCGGGAGCGGCCGTTCAGCGCGCGCAACCAGCCCATGCTGGACAAGGCCGTGCAGGCGGCCCTCACCCTGGTCGAGGAGCACCCCGGCCCGGACGGCAGGCCCCGGCCGATCGTCTGGGCCGGCGAGGAGATCGACCGGTTCCGCCTGGGCGGGCAGCTCATCGACCTGGTCGAGGCGACGGGCGTGCCGTTCTGCACCACCGTCGGCGCCAAGGCCGTCGTCGACGAGGACCTGCCGCAGTTCCACGGCGTCTACAACGGCGGCGCCAGCCACCCGGACGTGCATGCCGTATTCAAGGACTGGGCCACCTGCCGCATCGGGCTCGGCGCCTGGTCCACGTCGAAGAACCTCGGCGGGGAGCAGTGCGTCGGCGACGACTGGGTGATGGCCGCGCACGGCGGAGTCGGCGTCGGCACCTCCTACTTCCCCGACGTCCAGCTCACACAGTTGCTGCCCGCACTCCAGGACGCGCTGGTGAAGGCCTACGGCTCGGGGGGCCTGGCCGCCGACTACTACGCGGAGGCCTACGCCCACCACGGCTCGCGCGAGGACCGCCCGGCGGGCCTGGAACACCACCGAGCCTCACTGCACAGCAGCCGCTCGCCCCACCGGCGGGCCGAACGCCTCACCTACGACGCCGTGTTCGACCGGCTCAACCACTTCCTGAACCACGAGACGCGAGAGGACTGGACGGTCGTCTCCGACGCCGCGTTCTCCCTCATCGGCTCGATGAACCTGTCCCTGCCGGCAGGCGGGTTCCTGTCGCAGGTCAGCTGGCTCTCCATCGGCTGGTCGGTCTGCGCGGCCACCGGCGCCGCGCTCGCCCCCGAGCGCGGCGACGCCCGCCCGATGGTGTTCGTCGGCGACGGCGCCTTCCAGGAGACCTGCCAGGAACTGTCCACGCACACCAGGCACGGGCTGCGGTCGGTGGTGTTCGTCATGGACAACGGCCACTTCTACGGCGTCGAGCAGATGCTGGTGCATCCGGCGTACTACGCGGACCAGGACGCGGCCGACCCGGACTTCTACAACGTCCTCCACCCCTGGCACTACGACCGCCTCGCGGCCGTCTTCGCCGGCAAGCACACCCCGGCGAACGGCGTCAGCGTCGCGCACACCGCGGAACTCGACGACCTCCTGGACCGCCTCACCGACCCGGCCGACCCGCTGAACGCCGGACCGCTCCTGGTCCGCGTCCGCCTGCACCGCCACGACTACCCACGGGCGATGGCGTACCAGGTGAAGAAGTCCTCCAACATCAGGTAA
- a CDS encoding 2-phosphosulfolactate phosphatase — protein sequence MDARFLGIPDLAETPSVAVVVDVMRAFTVAAWAFAQGAEKIVLAESLDEALGLKARHPDWVAIKDGPPAPGFDTVNSPGLLRSVDLGGRTVVQKTTAGTVGALAVKDAPLVLCAGFVVAEATAQLLRTRGSDSVTFVVTGEDGQADEDLACAQYIARRATEAGTDAAEFISRAAESRAAAELAEGVRQGVHPDDIALCLEVDRFPFAMVATLEGSLMVLRPRATPSPIS from the coding sequence ATGGACGCTCGCTTCCTTGGCATACCTGATCTGGCCGAAACCCCGTCCGTGGCGGTCGTGGTCGACGTCATGCGTGCTTTCACCGTGGCTGCCTGGGCCTTTGCCCAGGGGGCGGAGAAGATCGTTCTTGCCGAGTCGCTGGACGAAGCCCTGGGGCTCAAGGCTCGCCACCCGGATTGGGTGGCGATCAAGGACGGTCCGCCCGCGCCCGGGTTCGACACCGTCAACTCCCCGGGCCTGCTGCGGTCTGTCGACCTCGGCGGACGGACCGTTGTGCAGAAGACCACGGCAGGGACGGTCGGCGCCCTCGCGGTCAAGGATGCGCCGCTGGTGCTGTGCGCCGGCTTCGTGGTGGCGGAGGCAACGGCCCAGCTCTTGCGGACGCGCGGGAGTGACAGTGTCACGTTCGTGGTCACGGGCGAGGACGGGCAGGCCGATGAAGATCTGGCGTGTGCTCAGTACATCGCCCGCAGGGCCACCGAGGCCGGGACGGATGCCGCCGAGTTCATCAGCCGCGCCGCCGAGTCGCGCGCCGCCGCGGAACTGGCGGAGGGGGTGCGTCAAGGAGTCCATCCCGATGACATTGCGCTCTGTCTCGAGGTCGACCGGTTCCCCTTCGCCATGGTGGCGACCTTGGAAGGCTCGCTCATGGTCCTGCGTCCACGCGCGACGCCTTCGCCGATTTCCTGA
- a CDS encoding LysR family transcriptional regulator, with protein sequence MELLHLRYFVAVAQELNFSTAARKLHMAASPLSRRIKDLESELGHRLFDRDTHHVRLTPAGSALLPIARGVLEQVDSIQWRLDETTRPRRTTLLLGVPSGIHPDLRERMDALAERVGDRFEIKRWPGGTERLVDAVCDGRLALTLARLPVGGDPALEQLPVMSERLGAVVPRDRFPGRESISLAELSGLAYAGSPTAVTNAYFRGLDQQLAELGIRKRIEIGSATFDGVSEIVSSGLAFSISMLDPRSPVQNYRLDNVTVLPFSDFHPRLETGLLWRKDRAHGGDLEEVVTAAREVFAEPLRS encoded by the coding sequence GTGGAGCTCCTGCACCTGCGCTATTTCGTCGCCGTCGCCCAAGAACTGAACTTCTCCACCGCGGCCCGCAAACTGCACATGGCGGCATCCCCGTTGAGCCGGCGGATCAAGGATCTCGAGAGCGAACTCGGACACCGGCTGTTCGACCGCGACACCCATCATGTGCGGCTCACCCCGGCCGGCAGCGCGCTGCTGCCGATCGCCCGCGGTGTCCTGGAGCAGGTCGATTCCATCCAGTGGCGGCTGGACGAGACGACCCGGCCGCGGCGGACCACCCTGCTGCTCGGCGTCCCCAGCGGCATCCATCCGGACCTGCGGGAGCGGATGGACGCCCTCGCCGAGCGGGTCGGCGACCGGTTCGAGATCAAACGCTGGCCGGGTGGCACCGAGCGGCTGGTCGACGCGGTGTGCGACGGCAGACTGGCGCTCACCCTCGCCCGGCTCCCGGTCGGCGGCGACCCGGCCCTGGAGCAGCTGCCGGTGATGTCGGAGCGGCTCGGCGCGGTCGTGCCCAGGGACCGGTTCCCGGGGCGGGAGTCGATCTCCTTGGCGGAACTGTCCGGACTAGCCTACGCGGGCTCGCCCACGGCCGTGACCAACGCGTATTTCCGCGGTCTCGACCAGCAGCTGGCCGAGCTCGGCATCAGGAAACGGATCGAAATCGGCAGCGCGACTTTCGACGGTGTTTCCGAGATAGTCTCCAGTGGTCTGGCGTTCTCCATTTCCATGCTGGATCCGCGAAGCCCCGTGCAGAATTACCGTCTCGACAATGTGACCGTCCTGCCCTTCTCGGATTTCCATCCCCGGCTCGAGACCGGTCTGCTGTGGCGCAAGGACCGGGCGCACGGCGGTGACCTGGAGGAAGTCGTGACCGCGGCCCGCGAGGTGTTCGCCGAGCCGCTCCGCTCCTGA
- a CDS encoding CaiB/BaiF CoA transferase family protein: MTDIEDTVAGPLEGVRVIDLSTVVMGPYAAQILGDLGADVIKIESPADTVRVGHYRTTPGMTPLNLNVNRNKRSVALNLKEETDRERALKLIDTADVLITNMRPGALHRLGLSHDDIAARNPGLVYAHAQGFRSDSDRAGNAAYDETVQAASGLVDIADRALGEPVYLPTIIGDKVSSLTIAYSVLAALLHRNRTGQGQLVEIPMTDTLIAFNLVEHLAGHTHVPETGSTGFPLSMLKGHKAVRTKDGLACVIPYNPRNYRDFFTAAGRPDLAEDPRVNGDAIDSADHEDLAALLEACAPALTTEEWAEVCAKHSIPMAPVLELDRAHEDPYVQGGHLLDTVEHPTEGTVRTIGIPLRFSATPGSIRRLAPVAGQDTEDVLAELDAAAR, encoded by the coding sequence ATGACCGACATCGAGGACACCGTCGCCGGCCCCCTGGAAGGCGTCCGCGTGATCGACCTCTCGACCGTGGTGATGGGCCCCTACGCGGCACAGATCCTCGGCGACCTGGGCGCCGACGTGATCAAGATCGAGTCGCCCGCCGACACCGTGCGCGTGGGCCACTACCGCACCACGCCGGGCATGACCCCGCTGAACCTCAACGTCAACCGCAACAAGCGCAGCGTGGCCCTCAACCTCAAGGAGGAGACGGACCGGGAGCGGGCGCTCAAGCTGATCGACACCGCGGACGTGCTCATCACCAACATGCGGCCGGGCGCACTGCACCGCCTCGGCCTGTCCCACGACGACATCGCTGCCCGTAACCCGGGCCTCGTCTACGCGCACGCCCAGGGCTTCCGCAGCGACTCGGACCGGGCGGGCAACGCCGCCTACGACGAGACCGTGCAGGCCGCGTCCGGCCTGGTCGACATCGCCGACCGCGCGCTGGGCGAGCCCGTCTACCTGCCGACCATCATCGGCGACAAGGTCTCCTCCCTGACCATCGCCTACAGCGTGCTCGCCGCCCTGCTGCACCGGAACAGGACCGGGCAGGGCCAGCTCGTCGAGATCCCGATGACGGACACCCTGATCGCCTTCAACCTCGTCGAGCACCTGGCGGGACACACCCACGTGCCCGAGACCGGCTCCACCGGCTTCCCGCTGTCGATGCTGAAGGGCCACAAGGCGGTGCGCACCAAGGACGGCCTGGCCTGCGTCATCCCCTACAACCCGCGCAACTACCGGGACTTCTTCACCGCCGCCGGACGCCCGGACCTCGCCGAGGACCCGCGTGTGAACGGGGACGCCATCGACAGCGCCGACCACGAGGACCTGGCCGCGCTCCTGGAGGCCTGCGCCCCGGCGCTGACCACCGAGGAGTGGGCGGAGGTGTGCGCCAAGCACAGCATCCCGATGGCCCCGGTGCTGGAACTGGACCGCGCCCACGAGGACCCCTACGTCCAGGGCGGCCACCTGCTCGACACCGTCGAGCACCCGACCGAGGGCACCGTCCGCACCATCGGCATCCCGCTGCGCTTCTCCGCGACGCCCGGCTCGATCCGCCGTCTGGCGCCGGTCGCCGGCCAGGACACCGAGGACGTCCTCGCCGAGCTCGACGCCGCCGCCCGCTGA
- a CDS encoding crotonase/enoyl-CoA hydratase family protein, with amino-acid sequence MSTPTTPVRTERIGSTLLITLDRPEARNAVNAAVAAGLAAALDELEADPELRVGVLTGEGGTFSAGMDLKAALRGESPEVEGRGFGGLTEAEPVKPLIAAVEGHAMGGGFELALACDLIVAAEDARFGLPEVKRGLIAAGGGVIRLPKRVPHHLAMELLLTGEPVDGRRAGELGLAGRVTATGQAVTEALRLAERLAENAPLALAAVKRVVRAADGAPDADAFAFQRGEMKTLMASADVREGMTAFAERRPARWTGR; translated from the coding sequence ATGAGCACTCCCACAACTCCCGTACGCACGGAACGGATCGGCTCCACCCTGCTGATCACCCTCGACCGCCCCGAGGCCCGCAACGCCGTGAACGCCGCGGTCGCCGCCGGCCTGGCCGCCGCCCTGGACGAACTGGAGGCCGATCCCGAGCTGCGGGTCGGCGTCCTGACCGGCGAGGGCGGCACGTTCAGCGCCGGCATGGACCTCAAGGCCGCGCTGCGCGGCGAGTCGCCCGAGGTCGAAGGCCGCGGCTTCGGCGGCCTGACCGAGGCCGAACCGGTCAAGCCCCTGATCGCCGCCGTGGAGGGCCATGCCATGGGCGGCGGATTCGAACTGGCCCTGGCCTGCGACCTGATCGTCGCGGCCGAGGACGCCCGGTTCGGGCTGCCCGAGGTCAAGCGCGGGCTGATCGCAGCGGGCGGCGGCGTGATCCGGCTGCCCAAGCGCGTCCCGCACCACCTGGCCATGGAACTGCTGCTGACCGGCGAGCCCGTCGACGGCCGCCGCGCCGGCGAACTGGGCCTGGCGGGCCGGGTCACCGCCACCGGCCAGGCCGTCACCGAGGCGCTCCGCCTCGCCGAACGGCTCGCGGAGAACGCCCCGCTGGCGCTGGCGGCCGTCAAGCGCGTCGTCCGCGCCGCCGACGGTGCGCCCGACGCCGACGCCTTCGCCTTCCAGCGCGGGGAGATGAAGACCCTGATGGCCTCCGCCGACGTACGCGAGGGCATGACCGCCTTCGCCGAGCGCCGCCCCGCGCGGTGGACGGGACGGTGA
- a CDS encoding acetoacetate decarboxylase has protein sequence MQTEDVRQHLTTPLTSPAYPPTVPRFTDREYLNVVYRTDPEALRAVVPEPLRIGEPLVRFEVMKMGDVSGYGPYTEAGQAIPVGFEGEHGEYLHAMYLDNFPATASGREVSAYPKVLGSPSLTVDSGALVGTLDHGSLRVATATMGYKHHELDRREARAQITVPTFMLKTVPGYDGSPRVQELVRTRITDVTVKEAWTGPARLQLFQHVLAPLADLPVLQVVSASHILTDLTLSGAEPVHDYLKGAAS, from the coding sequence ATGCAGACCGAGGACGTACGACAGCACCTCACCACCCCGCTCACCAGCCCGGCGTACCCGCCGACGGTCCCGCGGTTCACCGACCGCGAGTACCTCAACGTCGTCTACCGCACCGACCCCGAGGCGCTGCGGGCCGTCGTCCCCGAACCGCTGCGGATCGGTGAACCCCTGGTCCGGTTCGAGGTCATGAAGATGGGCGACGTCAGCGGATACGGCCCCTACACGGAGGCCGGCCAGGCGATCCCCGTCGGCTTCGAGGGCGAGCACGGCGAGTACCTGCACGCCATGTACCTCGACAACTTCCCGGCGACCGCCTCCGGCCGCGAGGTCTCCGCCTACCCGAAGGTGCTCGGCTCCCCGTCGCTCACCGTCGACTCCGGCGCGCTCGTCGGCACCCTCGACCACGGCAGCCTGCGGGTCGCCACCGCGACGATGGGCTACAAGCACCACGAGCTGGACCGGCGCGAGGCCCGGGCACAGATCACCGTGCCGACCTTCATGCTCAAGACCGTTCCCGGCTACGACGGTTCGCCGCGGGTGCAGGAACTCGTCCGCACGCGCATCACCGACGTCACCGTCAAGGAGGCGTGGACCGGCCCGGCCCGGCTCCAGCTGTTCCAGCACGTGCTCGCCCCGCTGGCCGACCTGCCGGTGCTTCAGGTCGTCTCCGCCAGTCACATCCTCACCGACCTGACGCTGTCCGGCGCCGAGCCGGTCCACGACTACCTGAAGGGAGCCGCGTCATGA
- a CDS encoding 3-hydroxyacyl-CoA dehydrogenase NAD-binding domain-containing protein codes for MTRTFRTAAVIGAGTIGLSWTALFAAHGLTVEVSDPRPDLAEAVDEALARSAPHLAARGLDVTGLAGRVHIATDVTEAVRDADVVQENGPERVEFKQDLFAGLAREAPDHALLLSSSSAIPSTEFTKELADGAAARVLIGHPFNPPHLVPLVEVVPGERTGEDAVQAAVDFYTSVGRTPVVERKEIPGFVGNRLQNALSREAVYLVELGVVTPEELDTVMTNSLGLRWATVGPFLGSHLGGGPGGYRHMAEHIGASMKQMWADLGTPSHNDEQQQRLIAAVEQAYGSSTYPELTETRDRRQLAVLSALDGADKEEN; via the coding sequence ATGACCCGCACCTTCCGTACGGCCGCGGTGATCGGCGCCGGGACCATCGGACTGTCCTGGACGGCGCTGTTCGCCGCGCACGGCCTGACGGTCGAGGTGAGCGACCCGCGACCGGACCTCGCCGAAGCCGTGGACGAGGCCCTGGCGCGGTCCGCCCCGCACCTGGCCGCCCGCGGCCTGGACGTGACGGGCCTCGCCGGCCGGGTGCACATCGCCACCGACGTCACCGAGGCGGTCCGGGACGCGGACGTCGTACAGGAGAACGGCCCCGAGCGCGTCGAGTTCAAGCAGGACCTGTTCGCCGGCCTGGCCCGCGAAGCACCCGATCACGCGCTGCTGCTCAGCTCCTCGTCGGCCATCCCGTCGACCGAGTTCACCAAGGAGCTGGCGGACGGTGCCGCCGCCCGCGTCCTGATCGGCCACCCCTTCAACCCGCCGCACCTGGTCCCGCTCGTCGAGGTCGTGCCCGGCGAGCGCACCGGCGAGGACGCCGTACAGGCCGCCGTCGACTTCTACACCTCGGTCGGCCGAACCCCGGTCGTCGAGCGCAAGGAGATCCCCGGCTTCGTCGGGAACCGGCTGCAGAACGCCCTCAGCCGCGAGGCCGTGTACCTCGTCGAGCTGGGCGTGGTGACGCCCGAGGAGCTCGACACGGTGATGACCAACTCGCTGGGGCTGCGCTGGGCCACGGTCGGGCCGTTCCTCGGCTCGCACCTGGGCGGCGGCCCCGGCGGCTACCGGCACATGGCCGAGCACATCGGCGCCTCGATGAAGCAGATGTGGGCGGACCTCGGCACCCCGTCGCACAACGACGAACAACAGCAACGGCTCATCGCAGCCGTGGAACAGGCCTACGGCTCCTCCACGTACCCGGAACTCACCGAGACGCGCGACCGCAGGCAACTCGCCGTCCTGTCCGCCCTGGACGGCGCCGACAAGGAGGAGAACTGA
- a CDS encoding acyl-CoA dehydrogenase family protein → MTTTMQPLEDQLTADFYAYETLLPDEERGILLKARALMRDEIKPLVNGNWAKGEFPRELIGIFRDSGLAGLPYEGYGEHRPAVSNLLSGMLAMELSRTDASVATFFGVHNGLAMYSVHSGGDQEQRDRWLPRMAAMDKIGAFAMTEPLGGSDVAGGMRTTARREGDTWVLNGAKKWIGNATFADYVVVWARDVDDNHVKGFVVEKGTPGFEPAKIEGKTAFRIVENAEITLTDVRVPEANRLQNINSFRDVAEILRATRGGVAWQALGVMAGAYELALDYARQRSQFGRPIGGFQLVQDLLVKSLGDITASWGMLVQLARLQDAGVFRDEHSALAKAFVTARMREVVARSREIFGGNGILLDHDIARFFADAEAIYSFEGTREMNTLIVGKAITGQSAFV, encoded by the coding sequence ATGACCACCACCATGCAGCCGCTGGAAGACCAGCTCACCGCGGACTTCTACGCCTACGAGACGCTGCTGCCGGACGAGGAGCGGGGGATCCTCCTCAAGGCCCGCGCCCTCATGCGCGACGAGATCAAGCCGCTGGTCAACGGCAACTGGGCCAAGGGCGAGTTCCCCCGGGAGCTCATCGGCATCTTCCGCGACAGCGGCCTGGCCGGCCTGCCCTACGAGGGCTACGGCGAGCACCGGCCCGCCGTCAGCAACCTGCTCAGCGGCATGCTCGCGATGGAACTGAGCCGCACCGACGCCTCGGTGGCCACGTTCTTCGGCGTCCACAACGGCCTCGCGATGTACTCCGTCCACTCCGGCGGGGACCAGGAGCAGCGCGACCGCTGGCTGCCCCGGATGGCCGCGATGGACAAGATCGGCGCCTTCGCCATGACCGAGCCGCTCGGCGGCTCCGACGTCGCGGGTGGCATGCGCACCACCGCCCGGCGCGAGGGCGACACCTGGGTCCTGAACGGCGCCAAGAAGTGGATCGGCAACGCGACCTTCGCCGACTACGTCGTGGTGTGGGCGCGGGACGTCGACGACAACCACGTCAAGGGCTTCGTCGTCGAGAAGGGCACCCCCGGCTTCGAACCGGCGAAGATCGAGGGCAAGACCGCCTTCCGGATCGTCGAGAACGCCGAGATCACCCTGACCGACGTCCGGGTACCGGAGGCGAACCGCCTGCAGAACATCAACTCCTTCCGTGATGTCGCCGAGATCCTGCGCGCCACCCGCGGCGGGGTGGCCTGGCAGGCGCTGGGCGTCATGGCCGGCGCCTACGAACTGGCCCTCGACTACGCCCGGCAGCGCAGTCAGTTCGGCCGTCCGATCGGCGGTTTCCAGCTTGTGCAGGACCTGCTGGTCAAGAGCCTGGGCGACATCACCGCGTCGTGGGGCATGCTGGTGCAGCTCGCCCGGCTGCAGGACGCCGGCGTCTTCCGCGACGAACACTCCGCCCTGGCCAAGGCGTTCGTCACCGCGCGGATGCGGGAGGTCGTGGCCCGGAGCCGGGAGATCTTCGGCGGCAACGGAATCCTCCTGGACCACGACATCGCCAGGTTCTTCGCCGACGCCGAGGCGATCTACTCCTTCGAGGGCACCCGCGAGATGAACACCCTGATCGTCGGCAAGGCGATCACGGGCCAGAGCGCCTTCGTGTGA